One window of the Crateriforma spongiae genome contains the following:
- a CDS encoding BatA domain-containing protein produces MTFINALLAWGALAFTIPLAIHLFFRHRFRTIDWGAMWLLDSVIQRNRRRLRWTNWLLLLLRCLIPVLLAAAMSRPLLHSFRVAPGQLAQTLVLIIDDSQSMNAVDDEGVSRFQKARNQAFELVSDLTRNDEVILLQSGELTAAPSIIAPIAAADQLRQMAPGTGPYTLGDALDAAVSALRFASNPHHRIVIISDFQDGVVPPDIAPQLESIARRIDDSAVTPNISLLSVADRDEDPGNVSIDAIRLESPIAIAGHRTTAAATVRNASDLPVSGADLRWRIDGKVVASGSINVPARAETTVRLNFTPDQVGRRLVTATIDLKDALVNDNRREFALDVTRSIRVAMVDGSPSGEALTRMSDFLFLALQPGIASDDASSDPSNRFEVSRWTPGQLVRSSPASRPDVIILVNVAIDDPARQVIAQHLADGGSLVIFDGPRTAPDQYNRPLLENQDGIISLPASLGPRIESNADAPRQIAETDQTFSAWAGIAGDQDRVWKDIEVASYRSLTIRPAGPAARTLIRLDDDTVIATIGKAIVDRSDVDEDASSGSGFDGRIIQFALAPHPSDWNLPLRPWFVPLMQQLVLELAGQNNTANLLTGQPLIVPLPNWPDAADIDTEDDDGTPRTFRLVAPNGERLAEKTIDAGQSTSVSQILLRAPTRTAGRYELTVSNVTGGDRTATADGATNTSPDRVIQWHLAQLPADESNLRPVLPERLESAVQPFDGRVFTSIAALQDDERLQTEGREVWRPICIALLLCLVLEIALLGRLNSGISTAHPVAPKTNVGGIVS; encoded by the coding sequence ATGACGTTCATCAACGCACTACTGGCCTGGGGCGCATTGGCCTTCACCATCCCATTGGCGATTCATTTGTTCTTTCGCCATCGATTTCGCACAATCGACTGGGGAGCCATGTGGCTGTTGGACAGCGTGATCCAGCGCAACCGTCGCCGTTTGCGTTGGACGAATTGGCTGCTGCTACTGCTTCGCTGCTTGATTCCCGTCTTATTGGCCGCCGCAATGTCTCGGCCGCTGTTGCATTCTTTCCGCGTCGCCCCGGGCCAATTGGCACAAACGTTGGTGCTGATCATCGACGACAGCCAAAGCATGAATGCCGTGGATGACGAGGGCGTTTCGCGATTTCAGAAAGCTCGGAACCAAGCCTTCGAACTCGTTTCCGATCTGACACGCAACGACGAAGTCATTCTGTTGCAAAGTGGCGAACTGACCGCTGCGCCGTCGATCATCGCCCCGATCGCCGCTGCTGACCAGCTTCGACAAATGGCCCCCGGCACCGGACCGTACACTCTGGGCGACGCTCTTGACGCTGCCGTGTCTGCGCTGCGATTCGCATCGAACCCGCATCATCGAATCGTTATCATTTCCGACTTTCAGGATGGCGTTGTTCCACCAGACATCGCACCGCAACTGGAATCGATCGCCCGCCGAATCGACGATTCTGCTGTGACGCCAAACATCAGCTTGCTATCGGTGGCCGATCGGGATGAAGACCCCGGAAACGTTTCGATCGACGCCATTCGATTGGAATCGCCCATCGCGATTGCGGGTCATCGAACCACGGCCGCAGCCACCGTTCGCAACGCTTCCGATTTGCCCGTCAGCGGCGCCGACCTGCGATGGCGCATCGACGGAAAAGTGGTCGCATCGGGTTCAATCAATGTCCCTGCAAGAGCCGAAACGACGGTTCGTTTGAATTTTACCCCGGACCAGGTGGGGCGACGTCTGGTGACCGCGACGATCGATTTAAAAGACGCGTTGGTCAACGACAATCGACGAGAGTTTGCGCTCGACGTGACGCGGTCGATTCGCGTCGCCATGGTGGACGGCAGCCCGAGTGGCGAAGCCCTCACGCGGATGTCCGATTTTCTGTTCCTGGCACTTCAGCCAGGCATCGCATCGGACGACGCGTCATCCGACCCAAGCAATCGTTTCGAAGTATCTCGCTGGACGCCCGGCCAATTGGTTCGATCGTCGCCCGCGTCGCGTCCCGATGTAATCATCCTGGTCAACGTGGCGATTGACGATCCGGCACGACAGGTCATTGCGCAACATTTGGCCGATGGCGGATCGCTGGTCATCTTTGACGGCCCGCGGACCGCACCGGATCAATACAACCGTCCGCTGCTGGAGAACCAAGACGGAATCATAAGTTTGCCGGCATCTTTGGGACCACGCATCGAATCCAACGCCGATGCACCACGTCAGATTGCCGAAACCGACCAAACGTTTTCGGCCTGGGCCGGTATCGCCGGCGACCAGGACCGTGTTTGGAAAGACATCGAAGTCGCAAGCTATCGATCGTTGACAATACGGCCCGCCGGCCCTGCCGCACGGACGCTGATTCGTTTGGACGACGACACCGTCATCGCGACCATCGGCAAAGCGATCGTGGACCGGTCCGACGTCGATGAAGACGCATCGTCGGGCTCCGGCTTTGACGGGCGGATCATCCAGTTCGCTCTGGCTCCACACCCGAGCGACTGGAACCTGCCACTACGGCCCTGGTTTGTTCCTCTGATGCAACAGCTTGTTTTGGAACTGGCCGGGCAAAACAACACGGCCAATTTGTTGACCGGCCAACCTCTGATCGTTCCGTTGCCGAATTGGCCCGATGCTGCCGACATTGATACCGAAGACGACGATGGCACGCCCAGAACGTTTCGCTTGGTCGCCCCCAATGGTGAAAGGCTCGCGGAAAAGACGATCGATGCCGGACAATCGACGTCGGTTTCCCAAATTCTTCTGCGTGCTCCGACTCGCACCGCCGGTCGCTACGAGCTGACCGTTTCCAACGTGACGGGCGGGGATCGAACCGCTACGGCCGATGGTGCCACAAACACATCGCCGGATCGTGTGATCCAATGGCATCTGGCGCAGCTTCCAGCTGATGAATCCAACCTACGCCCGGTTTTGCCCGAGCGTTTGGAATCCGCGGTCCAACCGTTCGATGGTCGTGTCTTTACTTCCATCGCAGC
- a CDS encoding DUF58 domain-containing protein, translating to MTDVGTNRLSLRQWIAAKDFDRVARLQVFAREVVEGFCSGRHRSPQKGYSVDFKEHRQYVRGDELRDIDWKVYGKSDKLFVRQYEEETNLRCHLVVDTSGSMAYGGDHSKADFATRLAACLTYMMLGQQDAVGLITFDDRPRSVVQASGRPSHLTQVLSALVAHTPQNETDLGTALRLAAGQIRRRALVVILSDGMGDVQSMKTALAMFRNHGHDVIFFQILHPDESEFPFQGRIRFRDLEHDTTERTVDSSTIRQAYLDRFAQHQDDLKSICRTHRVDLVTLSSAVDPVEGLHRYVTLRRATR from the coding sequence ATGACCGACGTTGGAACCAATCGCTTGTCGCTACGCCAGTGGATCGCTGCGAAAGACTTTGATCGCGTCGCCAGACTGCAGGTCTTTGCCCGCGAAGTCGTCGAAGGTTTTTGTAGCGGGCGACATCGCAGTCCGCAGAAGGGCTACAGCGTTGACTTCAAAGAACACCGGCAATACGTCCGCGGTGACGAATTGCGGGACATCGATTGGAAGGTCTACGGCAAAAGCGACAAGCTGTTCGTTCGACAGTACGAAGAAGAAACCAACCTGCGGTGCCATTTGGTCGTCGATACCAGCGGTTCGATGGCCTATGGCGGTGACCACAGCAAAGCAGACTTTGCCACCCGGCTGGCCGCATGCCTGACGTACATGATGCTGGGCCAGCAAGACGCCGTGGGATTGATCACATTCGATGATCGGCCACGCAGTGTCGTTCAGGCATCAGGTCGCCCGTCGCACTTGACTCAAGTTTTGTCGGCACTGGTTGCCCACACGCCCCAGAACGAAACCGACCTGGGAACCGCATTACGGTTGGCGGCAGGCCAGATTCGGCGGCGTGCACTGGTCGTGATCCTGTCCGACGGCATGGGCGATGTCCAGTCAATGAAGACCGCGCTGGCAATGTTTCGCAATCACGGTCACGACGTGATCTTCTTCCAGATTCTGCATCCCGATGAATCGGAATTTCCGTTTCAAGGTCGAATCCGATTTCGCGATTTGGAACATGACACAACCGAACGGACCGTGGATTCAAGCACGATTCGTCAAGCCTATCTGGATCGCTTTGCCCAACACCAAGACGACTTGAAATCCATTTGCCGGACTCACCGCGTCGACTTGGTGACTTTGTCGTCGGCCGTTGACCCGGTCGAAGGCTTGCATCGTTATGTCACCCTGCGAAGGGCCACGCGATGA
- a CDS encoding leucine-rich repeat domain-containing protein yields MKRFLSPLSSAALAGCISLSLAVTLTGCKPASVAPESKSTESESAADASPAAPPLQQDDEAVAALEANENIELKKDESGNVVEISVNGGEGVADAMANFAGLPFVTKANFSGPEMTDDGMQHLPELAQLQRLDFAGSAITNATLEHVGKVDGLIALSLRRTGVTDEGLAALEELSKLRAIDLRNSNITDAGMDSLAKITTLADVQLEYSKVTDAGVEKLADLPLKSFNGNYQTTLSDKTLKVLGNIETLESIQLDQTEISDEGMQAIKDLPRLKRLRIRGTDITGEGLKAIEGKSTLERFELRESSLDDDGLAIICGLPNVKHLDISECRLVSTEGLKQIGKLKSLTYLGLWETDTDDEVIASFGDLTNLEDELNLMSTDISGEAVDTLVKMTKLKKLNVNGTRLGDEEILKLAALPNLQVLSVANTDVSYDALDEMEEKYPDLTVLDY; encoded by the coding sequence ATGAAACGTTTCCTATCGCCTCTTTCGTCCGCCGCATTGGCTGGCTGTATCAGTCTGTCGCTCGCCGTCACGCTGACCGGTTGCAAGCCCGCTTCGGTGGCCCCCGAATCGAAATCGACCGAGTCGGAAAGTGCCGCAGACGCCTCGCCGGCCGCTCCACCGCTTCAACAGGACGACGAAGCCGTCGCTGCTTTGGAAGCCAACGAGAATATTGAGTTAAAGAAAGACGAATCCGGCAACGTCGTTGAAATTTCCGTCAACGGGGGCGAAGGCGTCGCCGATGCGATGGCGAATTTTGCGGGCCTGCCCTTCGTCACCAAGGCAAATTTCAGCGGTCCGGAAATGACCGATGATGGCATGCAGCACCTGCCGGAATTGGCTCAGCTGCAACGATTGGATTTTGCAGGATCGGCCATCACCAACGCGACCCTGGAACACGTCGGAAAGGTCGACGGTCTGATCGCGTTGTCGCTTCGCCGCACCGGCGTGACCGACGAAGGCTTGGCCGCCTTGGAAGAACTGAGCAAGCTGCGTGCGATTGACCTGCGAAACAGCAACATCACCGATGCCGGCATGGACAGCTTGGCCAAGATCACCACGCTGGCCGATGTGCAACTGGAATACAGCAAAGTGACCGATGCGGGCGTTGAAAAACTGGCGGATCTTCCCCTGAAATCTTTCAACGGGAACTACCAAACCACGCTGTCGGACAAGACGCTGAAGGTCTTGGGCAACATCGAAACACTGGAATCGATCCAATTGGACCAGACCGAAATCAGCGACGAAGGCATGCAGGCGATCAAGGACCTGCCCCGACTGAAACGTCTGCGGATTCGTGGCACCGACATCACCGGTGAAGGCTTGAAAGCGATCGAAGGCAAGTCGACGCTAGAGCGGTTCGAGCTTCGTGAATCATCGCTGGACGATGACGGCTTGGCGATCATCTGCGGCTTGCCCAACGTCAAGCACTTGGACATTTCCGAATGTCGGTTGGTCAGCACCGAGGGACTGAAGCAGATCGGAAAACTGAAATCGCTGACTTACCTGGGACTGTGGGAAACCGACACCGACGATGAAGTCATCGCCAGCTTTGGCGATCTGACTAATTTGGAAGACGAATTGAATCTGATGTCCACCGACATCAGCGGTGAAGCGGTCGACACGCTGGTGAAGATGACCAAGCTGAAAAAGTTGAACGTCAACGGGACCCGCCTGGGCGACGAAGAGATTCTGAAGCTTGCCGCGTTGCCGAATCTGCAGGTACTGTCCGTCGCCAACACGGACGTCAGCTATGATGCACTGGATGAAATGGAAGAAAAGTATCCGGATTTGACGGTCTTGGATTACTAA
- a CDS encoding Gfo/Idh/MocA family protein, producing MTRPSNRRKFLAQSAALTAGVGYWTSAAAVSRGQDSALTGLSAACIGVGGKGSSDTSHIAEQGVNIVGLCDVDRKTLDKKAREFPDAAKFDDFREMLDQLGDKVDIVTCSTPDHTHAAACVRAMRMGKHVYCQKPMTWSIREARLMRETAAETGVVTQMGNQGTSEDGLREAVEVIQSGGIGDVTEVHIWSNRPIWPQGAGRPAGEDPVPDSLNWDAWIGPAPMRPFVEGAYHSFKWRGFVDFGTGALGDMACHTTNMPVMALKLWDPVAVTAVQNPGIVNGEQYPANSQIAFEFPEREGLPACKFVWYDGGNLPPDEILQQLPSRFLQKVERQKQNPGQRGTSGAVVVGSKGIVFSENDYGAKYSLLPSDDYADYKLPEQKLPRIPYKSGTDERHKWEFVQTCKGEYAPGTMSNFGYAGRLTETILVGNLALRAGEGKRIEWDAENLVSTNVPEVNEFVGREYREGWEIEEPAATAG from the coding sequence ATGACGCGACCAAGCAATCGACGTAAATTTTTGGCCCAATCGGCGGCATTGACCGCTGGTGTCGGATACTGGACCAGCGCGGCGGCGGTCAGCCGCGGACAAGACAGCGCCCTGACCGGATTGTCCGCCGCTTGTATCGGAGTCGGCGGTAAGGGCAGCAGCGACACCAGCCACATCGCCGAGCAAGGCGTCAACATCGTCGGCTTGTGCGACGTCGATCGAAAGACCTTGGACAAGAAGGCACGTGAATTCCCCGATGCCGCGAAGTTCGATGATTTCCGCGAAATGCTGGACCAGCTGGGTGACAAGGTCGACATCGTCACGTGCAGCACGCCCGACCACACCCACGCGGCCGCCTGTGTCCGTGCAATGCGGATGGGCAAGCATGTTTATTGCCAAAAGCCGATGACGTGGTCGATCCGTGAAGCCCGTTTGATGCGAGAAACGGCCGCTGAAACCGGCGTCGTGACGCAAATGGGCAACCAGGGCACCAGCGAAGACGGTTTGCGTGAAGCGGTCGAAGTCATCCAAAGCGGTGGCATCGGCGACGTGACCGAAGTTCACATTTGGTCCAACCGACCGATCTGGCCACAGGGTGCCGGGCGGCCCGCCGGCGAAGATCCGGTGCCGGATTCTTTGAATTGGGACGCTTGGATCGGACCGGCTCCGATGCGACCGTTTGTCGAAGGTGCCTATCACTCGTTCAAGTGGCGTGGTTTCGTTGATTTCGGAACCGGTGCCTTGGGCGACATGGCCTGTCACACGACCAACATGCCAGTGATGGCACTGAAGTTGTGGGATCCGGTCGCCGTGACCGCGGTTCAGAACCCGGGGATCGTCAACGGCGAACAGTACCCCGCCAATTCGCAGATCGCGTTTGAGTTCCCCGAGCGTGAAGGCCTGCCGGCCTGCAAGTTCGTTTGGTACGACGGCGGAAACCTGCCGCCCGATGAAATTTTGCAGCAACTGCCGTCGCGATTCCTGCAAAAGGTCGAACGGCAAAAGCAAAACCCTGGCCAACGTGGCACCAGCGGCGCCGTCGTGGTCGGCAGCAAGGGCATCGTGTTCAGCGAAAACGACTACGGTGCGAAGTACTCGTTGCTGCCGTCGGATGACTATGCCGACTACAAGTTGCCCGAACAAAAGTTGCCGCGGATCCCGTACAAGTCGGGCACCGACGAACGTCACAAGTGGGAATTCGTTCAAACGTGCAAGGGCGAATACGCCCCGGGCACAATGTCGAACTTCGGCTATGCAGGACGTTTGACCGAAACCATTCTGGTCGGCAACCTTGCGCTGCGTGCCGGCGAAGGCAAACGAATTGAATGGGATGCTGAAAATCTGGTCAGCACCAACGTCCCGGAAGTCAACGAATTCGTCGGTCGCGAGTACCGCGAAGGCTGGGAAATCGAAGAACCCGCCGCAACGGCCGGCTGA
- a CDS encoding PDZ domain-containing protein yields the protein MIAVASSSAHSQPPADAPQSSQRQDDELDGRSIEYWIEQLASDSYSRRQRSSVILEKAGNQAIGALAEATKSGDFEVITRAIRILQRLAVRQSIEDEGGAVEELTRIAADSVGSRGVVARDALSNIVSMRSDQAYEALNEAGVFIGQSTFVPTSPRMMALIRIDDAWNGDVDVLRWLRWIRDIDTVVLNDKACRDDVLIHVSRMPALTNVQLNNGDLSRRGLESLTNLQQIRVLIFNYVQFDQQPTDTIVRLPLVESLRMFGTNLDSEGAETIRDTFPGVLMEITKGAFLGVQSDMTATECRIQSVISGGAAEKAGLIAGDVIIELNGKPIKDFFDLKDEIAKADIREEIEIKVRRGPGDDANEIVLKAVLGRQDVQ from the coding sequence ATGATTGCTGTCGCTTCATCGAGCGCGCATTCGCAGCCGCCGGCGGACGCGCCGCAATCGTCCCAGCGGCAAGACGATGAATTGGACGGCCGATCGATTGAATACTGGATCGAACAACTGGCCAGCGATTCTTATTCGCGACGTCAGCGATCCAGTGTGATTTTGGAAAAAGCGGGCAACCAAGCGATCGGCGCCTTGGCCGAAGCGACGAAGTCCGGTGACTTTGAAGTCATCACCCGCGCGATTCGCATTTTGCAACGTTTGGCCGTTCGTCAGAGCATCGAAGACGAAGGCGGCGCGGTGGAAGAACTGACTCGGATCGCTGCGGATTCGGTCGGCTCGCGTGGTGTCGTCGCCCGTGATGCGCTTTCGAACATCGTTTCGATGCGATCGGATCAAGCGTACGAGGCGCTGAACGAAGCGGGCGTGTTCATCGGGCAATCGACGTTCGTACCGACGTCACCTCGCATGATGGCATTGATCCGGATCGACGACGCCTGGAACGGCGATGTCGATGTGCTGCGGTGGCTGCGGTGGATCCGCGACATCGATACGGTCGTCTTGAACGACAAAGCCTGTCGCGATGACGTCTTGATTCATGTGTCTCGCATGCCCGCGCTGACGAATGTTCAATTGAACAACGGTGACCTGTCACGACGTGGTCTGGAAAGCCTGACCAATCTGCAACAGATCCGTGTCCTGATTTTCAACTACGTCCAGTTCGACCAACAACCGACCGATACGATCGTCCGGCTGCCGCTGGTCGAATCGTTGCGTATGTTTGGCACGAACTTGGACAGCGAAGGTGCCGAAACCATCCGCGACACCTTTCCCGGCGTGTTGATGGAGATCACCAAAGGCGCTTTCCTTGGGGTTCAATCCGACATGACGGCGACGGAATGCCGGATCCAAAGTGTCATCAGTGGCGGGGCCGCTGAAAAAGCCGGTTTGATCGCCGGCGACGTGATCATCGAATTGAATGGCAAGCCGATCAAAGATTTCTTTGACCTGAAAGATGAAATTGCGAAAGCCGACATTCGCGAAGAAATTGAAATCAAAGTTCGGCGTGGACCCGGCGATGATGCCAATGAAATTGTCTTGAAGGCCGTCTTGGGACGACAGGACGTTCAGTGA
- the mutY gene encoding A/G-specific adenine glycosylase — protein MDWFADNARSLPWRRDPKPYHVWVSEIMCQQTQVATVLPYFERFLRSYPTIADLAEADEAELMRQWEGLGYYRRARGLHAAAKKIVAEHDGVFPETFDEVLALPGIGRYTAGAILSIACGQRHPILEGNTQRVFSRWVALEGSPSETPNQKTLWQIAQAMLPPSDRPPGRDSGAFNQAAMELGALVCKPKDPDCNVCPVGSLCAAKRLGMQSQIPGKVKKIQYEDKTEFALILSDGAGRYLMRPIPRGGRWAGLWDFPRPVDSSIDNGEAATRWLADQLGCSLALGPELAAIRHAVTKYRIRLSVHRVCPNDATLPQPPSPWTWLSVGEMGQKPLSVTGRKIAKMLDAEG, from the coding sequence TTGGATTGGTTCGCGGACAACGCACGATCATTGCCCTGGCGGCGCGACCCCAAACCCTATCACGTTTGGGTCAGCGAGATCATGTGCCAGCAGACTCAGGTCGCGACGGTCTTGCCATATTTCGAGCGATTCTTGCGTTCGTATCCCACGATCGCGGACTTGGCCGAGGCGGACGAAGCCGAATTGATGCGACAGTGGGAAGGCCTGGGGTACTATCGCCGGGCGCGTGGTCTGCATGCGGCGGCCAAAAAGATCGTCGCCGAACATGACGGCGTTTTCCCCGAAACGTTTGATGAAGTCTTGGCGTTGCCAGGTATCGGGCGTTATACGGCCGGGGCGATTTTGTCGATCGCTTGCGGCCAACGACATCCGATTTTGGAGGGCAACACGCAACGGGTTTTCAGCCGCTGGGTTGCACTGGAAGGATCGCCCAGCGAAACGCCCAATCAAAAGACGCTGTGGCAGATAGCCCAGGCGATGTTGCCGCCATCGGATCGTCCGCCGGGCCGTGACAGCGGCGCTTTCAACCAAGCCGCCATGGAATTGGGGGCGTTGGTTTGTAAGCCGAAAGACCCTGATTGCAACGTCTGCCCTGTGGGTTCGTTGTGCGCGGCGAAGCGGCTGGGCATGCAATCGCAGATTCCCGGCAAGGTGAAAAAGATCCAGTACGAAGACAAGACGGAATTTGCGCTAATCTTGTCCGACGGGGCGGGACGCTATCTGATGCGACCGATTCCCAGAGGCGGACGTTGGGCAGGCTTGTGGGATTTTCCCCGACCAGTGGATTCATCCATTGATAACGGCGAAGCGGCGACCCGTTGGTTGGCCGACCAACTAGGGTGCTCCCTGGCTTTGGGCCCCGAATTGGCGGCGATTCGTCATGCGGTGACGAAGTATCGGATCCGTCTATCGGTTCATCGTGTTTGTCCGAATGACGCAACCCTGCCCCAGCCTCCATCGCCTTGGACATGGTTGTCGGTTGGTGAAATGGGCCAAAAACCGCTGAGCGTGACCGGTCGCAAGATCGCAAAGATGCTGGACGCCGAAGGGTGA
- a CDS encoding cytochrome-c peroxidase — protein sequence MIRSSSWSDVFRLSHHFKLACALVACGSVASTAAAESVTLGDPELTAGIPGEGSVSVGEIKQWLSNPSVHEELQVTLPKGLDKAKANIHIPEDNPMTRAKIELGRQLYFDPRLSSDSTISCASCHAPDQGYGANTQFGIGVDDQEGNRNSPVSYNRIVSTLQFWDGRAGSLEDQAVGPIANPIEMGNTHDFCVQTLSEIEGYRVQFEKIFDDGLTIDNVGKAIATFERAIVTAPAPYDYAQAVKSFEKAYADDLEYLDEEPELEAEYNALKKAAAEHPMSESAWRGMELTFGKANCTACHAGANFSDEQFHNLGVGMDADEPDLGRYEVTKEEKDRGAFKTPTMRNVALSPPYMHDGSQATLEEVVEWYNKGGHPNPWLSDKMKPLNLTEQEKADLVAFMKEGLTSEFPDVHHARLPE from the coding sequence ATGATTCGTTCTAGTTCTTGGTCCGATGTTTTTCGGCTATCCCATCATTTCAAGTTGGCCTGCGCTCTGGTCGCGTGCGGTTCGGTTGCGTCGACCGCTGCTGCGGAAAGCGTGACGCTGGGCGATCCCGAACTGACCGCCGGCATCCCCGGTGAAGGTTCTGTCAGCGTTGGCGAAATCAAACAGTGGCTTAGCAATCCGTCGGTGCACGAGGAATTGCAGGTCACGTTGCCCAAGGGATTGGACAAAGCCAAGGCGAACATCCACATCCCCGAAGACAACCCGATGACGCGGGCGAAAATCGAATTGGGACGCCAGCTTTATTTCGACCCGCGTTTGTCATCGGATTCAACGATCTCTTGTGCGTCATGTCACGCGCCGGATCAGGGCTACGGGGCCAACACACAGTTCGGCATTGGCGTGGATGACCAGGAAGGGAATCGGAATTCGCCGGTTTCTTACAACCGGATCGTTAGCACGCTGCAGTTTTGGGACGGACGCGCCGGGTCGCTGGAAGACCAAGCGGTCGGACCGATTGCCAATCCGATCGAAATGGGCAACACCCACGACTTTTGTGTCCAGACGCTTTCGGAGATCGAAGGCTATCGTGTCCAGTTTGAAAAGATCTTTGATGATGGTTTGACGATCGACAACGTTGGGAAAGCGATTGCGACGTTCGAGCGAGCGATCGTGACGGCGCCGGCACCCTACGACTACGCCCAAGCGGTCAAGTCGTTCGAAAAGGCATACGCGGACGACCTGGAATACTTGGACGAAGAACCTGAGTTGGAAGCGGAATACAATGCTTTGAAAAAAGCCGCCGCGGAACATCCGATGAGCGAATCAGCGTGGCGAGGAATGGAGCTGACGTTCGGCAAAGCCAACTGTACCGCGTGCCACGCCGGTGCGAACTTTAGTGATGAACAGTTCCACAACCTTGGCGTTGGGATGGATGCAGACGAACCCGATTTGGGACGATACGAGGTCACCAAAGAGGAGAAGGATCGTGGCGCATTCAAAACGCCGACCATGCGGAACGTCGCGCTTTCACCACCCTACATGCACGATGGAAGCCAAGCGACCTTGGAAGAAGTCGTTGAGTGGTACAACAAGGGCGGGCACCCCAATCCTTGGCTGAGCGACAAGATGAAACCATTGAACCTGACCGAGCAGGAGAAGGCCGACTTGGTCGCGTTCATGAAAGAGGGACTGACGTCGGAATTTCCTGATGTGCATCATGCACGTTTGCCCGAGTAA
- a CDS encoding NAD(P)H-hydrate epimerase, whose product MPQTITFEQSRRVDQVAMEHYAMNGLVLMENAGSAAARRIAQLHPGASVLVLCGKGNNGGDGYVIARHLQLLGCDVHLLATATPDELSGDAAVNARIAARSEMPITFVKSVHDPDIEAAMDAADVIVDCLLGTGVSGPLRSPFREIVSLANAAGAVRIAMDVPTGWPAVQAETSDDAIAFVADRTLTFVAVKAGMNENDADRWTGVVEVIGIGVPKKLLDDLEIPTA is encoded by the coding sequence ATGCCACAAACGATCACCTTCGAACAATCGCGTCGCGTGGACCAAGTCGCCATGGAACATTACGCGATGAATGGACTTGTGCTGATGGAAAACGCGGGATCAGCGGCCGCCCGGCGTATTGCACAGTTGCACCCCGGTGCCAGCGTGCTGGTTCTGTGTGGCAAAGGCAATAACGGCGGTGACGGCTATGTGATTGCCAGGCACCTGCAATTGCTCGGGTGCGATGTCCATTTGCTGGCCACTGCGACACCGGATGAGTTATCGGGGGATGCCGCCGTCAACGCGCGGATCGCCGCACGATCGGAAATGCCGATCACATTCGTCAAGTCCGTGCACGATCCAGACATCGAAGCCGCCATGGATGCGGCCGACGTGATCGTCGATTGCTTGTTGGGGACCGGGGTCAGCGGACCGCTGCGATCACCGTTTCGGGAAATCGTCTCACTGGCCAATGCCGCCGGCGCCGTTCGCATCGCGATGGATGTTCCCACCGGTTGGCCCGCCGTCCAAGCAGAAACGTCCGATGATGCAATTGCTTTCGTCGCGGACAGAACACTGACATTCGTTGCCGTCAAAGCAGGGATGAACGAAAACGACGCCGATCGTTGGACCGGCGTCGTCGAAGTCATCGGTATCGGTGTGCCGAAAAAGCTGTTGGACGATCTGGAGATACCAACAGCCTAG